Sequence from the Kribbella aluminosa genome:
TCGGACCATGATTCGGGGCAGGGTGTTACGAGCCGCGGTTGCGGGGCTCGTGGTCGCCGGGCTGCTGCCGGCAGGTTTGAGTACGTCGTCAGCAGCACCGGCCACCACGACAAACACCACGGCCACCGCGGCTCCGCTGTCCGGGCCTGCGGGGGACAAGGCCGCCAAGCCCTACATGGGCTGGAGCAGCTACAGCATGCAGGTCTTCAACCCGAACGGCAGCAGCTGGATCACCGCCGACCAGCTGATCAAGCAGTCCGACGCGATGCACGCGAAGCTGCAGCCGTACGGGTACAACTACCTCAACATCGACGCCGGCTGGAACGACGGCATCGACGCGTACGGCCGTCCCACACCGAGCAAGAAGCTCTATCCGAACGGCCTGCAGGCGGTCTTCGACCACATCCACGCGAACGGCCAGAAGGTCGGCCTGTACGCGATCCCCGGCGTCAGCAAGTCCGTCATCGACGCCAAGCTGCCGATCTACGGCGCGCCCGGGTGCACCACCGCCGACCTGCCGGTGCAGCCGCTGCAGAAGGCGGACTACTGGGGGATCGGCTACCGCCTCGACTTCTCGAAGCCGTGCGCGCAGAAGTACATCGACTCGATCGCCGACCTGTTCGGCTCCTGGGGTCTCGACTTCCTCAAGTTCGACAGCGTGACGCCGGGTTCCGGGATCAGCGACCTGTCGCTGGACGCGCGGGACGACGTGAAGGCGTGGTCGCAGGCGCTGGCCCGGCACAAGATCTGGTTCGAGCTGTCCTGGGCGCTCGACATCAACTACGCCGACACCTGGAAGCAGTACGCCAACGGCTGGCGGATCGACTGGGACGTCGAGTGCTACTGCACGGGTACGGCGCTGACCGCCTGGCCGAACATCAACCGGCTGTTCCCGAAGCTCGCCGAATGGTGGCGGCACGCGGGGCCGGGCGGCTGGAACGACCTCGACTCGCTCGACGTCGGCAACGGCTCGATGGACGGCATGACCAAGGACGAACGGCGTACGGCGGCAACGCTGTGGGCGGTGTCCGCGGCGCCGATGTCCATCGGCAACGACATGACCAACCTGGACTCGTACGGCCTCAGCCTGCTGACCAACCCCGAGGTGATCGCGGTCGACCAGGGCCGGGCGTCCGGCGCACCCGGTGTCCACGAAGTCCAACCGGCAGGTGTGGTTCGCGCTGAACGCGGACAACTCGTACACCGTGGCCCTGTTCAACCTCGGCCAGACCGACGCCGACATGACGGTGAACTTCGCGGACCTCGGCCTGAACGGCGCCGCGAAGGTCCGCGACCTGTGGGCCCGCAAGGACGTCGGCACGTACGCGTCCAGCTACACGGCGAGCCAGGTACCGATCCACGGCGCGCGGCTGTTCAAGGTCACGCCGCAGAAGAACTCCGCGATCAGCGTGAACGACGACGACCTGCGGGTCACGTACGACGGCGCATGGCAGCGGAACAACAACTACGAAGTACCCGCCGTCTCGCAGGCGCTGACCGTCGGCGTGACGGATTCGAAGACCGCTGCCGCGAAGACGCTCGACCTGCCGACCCGGACGGTGCAGGTCAACAACAACGACCCGGGCATCGTCTACACCGGCAACTGGAACTACAGCTCCGGACGTGGGCTCGGCGACTACCAGGACGACGTGCAGTGGACGGAGACGAACGGCGACGCGTTCTCGTACCAGTTCGTCGGCACCGGGGTGGACTACGTGACCGAGACCGACCCGGGGCAGGGCGACGTCGACATCTACATCGACGGCCAGCTCAAGCAGACCGTGAGTACGTACCTGGATCCGTCGCAGGGGCACAACAAACCCCAGCAGGTCGTGTACAGCGTCTCGGACCTGCCGAACGGCAGCCACACGATCCGGGCTGTGAAGAAGTCCGGCCAGTTCATGCTGCTGGACAAGCTGAACATCCGGCAGGAGAGCCTGCTGAACCCGGACACCGCGGCGTTCGACAAGAACGCGCCGGCCGACGTGAACGTGACCCTCGGGCGGGACCCGGGTGAACTCGACGGCATCGCGAACGCCGGCAAGGATCTCGTGAAGGGCACCGACTACACCGTCAACGGGAACGTCGTCACGATCGGCAAGGCGTACCTCGCGACGCTGCCGGTCGGGAACGCGGCGCTCGACGTACGGTTCCGCGGCGACTACCGCGACGACATCCACGCCACCAAGGACGACGGGGCATCGGTCAGCCTGACGTTCACCGGTACGAGGGTCGACTGGAGTACGGCGCTCGCACCGGATCAGGGTGACGCCGACGTGTACGTCGACGGCAAGCTGGTGCAGCGGGTGAACCTGCACAATGACGTCCGGGTGACGAACCGGACGGTGTTCAGTGCGACCGGGCTCAAGAACGGGCAGCACGTGCTCAAGATCGTCAAGGTGAACGGTGACGTTCTCCGCAACGACGCGATCCGCTACACGATCGCCAAGTAGGTCGCAAGTTCTCGGGGAACAACCGGGGGTCCACCCCGCGACGCCTCCCCGCCCCCGAGCGAAGCGAGGGGGCGGGGCCCCTGGTTGTTCCCTGAGTCACATCGCTCTGACTGACTGATCAGTCAGTCACTTGTTAACCTTGCCGGGGGGATCGAGCGCGCATCCCTGACGACCGAGTGAGGTGCCGCCTATGTCTTTGAGTGATCTGACCATCCCGCGCCGCCGCGGCCGACGACGGGAAGACTCCCGGCTGGCCGACCATGTCGACCGGCTCGGTGAGGAACATCCGCCGATCCCGCTGGGCGGCGTCGACTACACGATGCAGAAGCCGGGCCTGCTGGCTGAGCGGTTCGGCCCGGTGCTGGCCTACATGACCCGCGTCGAGCTCGAGGTCGAGCGGAATGTGCTCGAGCTGAACATCATGCTGCCCGATCCGCCGGAGGTGGATCGGCACTTCTACGCGGACGTGTGGATGCCGCAGGAGACCCGGCACGGGCAGATCCTGGACAAGCTCCAGGACCTGCTCGGCGTCGAGCCGCACGAGCCGAACCTCGACGAGGTGTCGTTCAGCCTCAAGCTGCTGGGCGCGCTCGGCAAGGTGCCGGGAGTCCAGGACATCAGCCGGATGCTGTACTACCTGACCGGACTGGCCACCGAGCGGTCCGCGGTCCTTGCCTACAACAGGTTCCACGCCGGGCTGGTCGACCTCGGCGAGCGCGCCATCGCCGCCACGGTGGTCGCGCCGATCCGCCGCCAGGAGCCCGGCCACTTCGCGTACTACCAGATGGCCTCGCAGCAGCTGTGGGACCAGCTGTCGGGGTGGCAGAAGTGGCTGACGCGCGGGCTGCGGAAGCGTACGTTCGAAGTGGTAGGGGCCTACAACAAGCTTCAGGTCACCCAGTTCGGGGACGTGATGGACAAGCTGAAGATGAGCGACGGCGGCGAGGCGGAGCTGCGCAAGTACGCCGAGCAGGTCGGGCGCGCCGAACACGATCTGTTGTGGGCACACCGCCGCGGGCTGAAGGTGCCGGACTACGTCTTCAAGTCCCTGAAGCGGTCCGCTGTGCTCGCTGCCGAACGGAAAGGCGACGTCTGGCCCGCCCCGCAACCGTCATGACCGCACCGGCGCACCACCACGGTCCCCGTCATCGGACGCGCTCCACCAAGCGGCAGATCATCGTCGAGACCGCCGAGCGGTTGTTCGCGGAGCACGGGTACGACGCGACGTCGACGGCCCGGATCGCCGCCGAGGCCGGCGTACCGTCGGGGCTGGTGTTCTACCACTTCGCGACCAAGCTCGACCTGCTGCTCGCGGTCGTGCAGGAGCGCCCGGCGCCCGGTGAGGTACTGCGGTCCGCGGCGCGCGGCCGGACGGTGCGCCGGCGGCTGCGGGCGATCGTCGAGACGATGGCCGCCGAGCTGGAGAAGGACCGCGCGGCCCGGATCATCGTGTTCCGGGAGGCGCAGGGCCGGCCGGAGATCGCTTCGCGGGCCAGTGAGACGTTCGCCGAGGCGACCGCGACCGTGGCCGACGTACTGGCCGGTGCCGATGACGTGGTCGCCGACCGGGCCCGGGTGCAGGCGGCCGCGGAGCTGGTGGTGAGCCGGGTGTTCCTGGACACGGTCGCGCTCGGCCAGGTGGAGACGGCGACCAAGCGGCACGCGGCGATGATCGACCTGATCGCGGAATCGCTGACCTGCGGCGTGCGCGTCCAGCGCTGAACGCGC
This genomic interval carries:
- a CDS encoding TetR/AcrR family transcriptional regulator, coding for MTAPAHHHGPRHRTRSTKRQIIVETAERLFAEHGYDATSTARIAAEAGVPSGLVFYHFATKLDLLLAVVQERPAPGEVLRSAARGRTVRRRLRAIVETMAAELEKDRAARIIVFREAQGRPEIASRASETFAEATATVADVLAGADDVVADRARVQAAAELVVSRVFLDTVALGQVETATKRHAAMIDLIAESLTCGVRVQR
- a CDS encoding GTP-binding protein LepA; amino-acid sequence: MSLSDLTIPRRRGRRREDSRLADHVDRLGEEHPPIPLGGVDYTMQKPGLLAERFGPVLAYMTRVELEVERNVLELNIMLPDPPEVDRHFYADVWMPQETRHGQILDKLQDLLGVEPHEPNLDEVSFSLKLLGALGKVPGVQDISRMLYYLTGLATERSAVLAYNRFHAGLVDLGERAIAATVVAPIRRQEPGHFAYYQMASQQLWDQLSGWQKWLTRGLRKRTFEVVGAYNKLQVTQFGDVMDKLKMSDGGEAELRKYAEQVGRAEHDLLWAHRRGLKVPDYVFKSLKRSAVLAAERKGDVWPAPQPS
- a CDS encoding X2-like carbohydrate binding domain-containing protein, which encodes MSTKSNRQVWFALNADNSYTVALFNLGQTDADMTVNFADLGLNGAAKVRDLWARKDVGTYASSYTASQVPIHGARLFKVTPQKNSAISVNDDDLRVTYDGAWQRNNNYEVPAVSQALTVGVTDSKTAAAKTLDLPTRTVQVNNNDPGIVYTGNWNYSSGRGLGDYQDDVQWTETNGDAFSYQFVGTGVDYVTETDPGQGDVDIYIDGQLKQTVSTYLDPSQGHNKPQQVVYSVSDLPNGSHTIRAVKKSGQFMLLDKLNIRQESLLNPDTAAFDKNAPADVNVTLGRDPGELDGIANAGKDLVKGTDYTVNGNVVTIGKAYLATLPVGNAALDVRFRGDYRDDIHATKDDGASVSLTFTGTRVDWSTALAPDQGDADVYVDGKLVQRVNLHNDVRVTNRTVFSATGLKNGQHVLKIVKVNGDVLRNDAIRYTIAK